One genomic window of Thermococcus indicus includes the following:
- a CDS encoding MazG nucleotide pyrophosphohydrolase domain-containing protein, giving the protein MEIREFQEMIKEIYFHKDSKRGVERTFLWFVEEVGELSEAIRKKDREAMEEEFADVLAWLASLANLLGVDLEEAAKKKYPGVCPYCGKKPCECEEKF; this is encoded by the coding sequence GTGGAGATACGCGAGTTTCAGGAGATGATCAAGGAAATCTACTTCCACAAGGACTCGAAGAGGGGAGTGGAGAGGACGTTCCTCTGGTTTGTGGAGGAAGTGGGGGAGCTAAGTGAGGCGATAAGGAAGAAGGACCGCGAGGCTATGGAGGAAGAGTTTGCGGACGTTTTAGCCTGGCTCGCGAGCTTAGCAAACTTGCTCGGCGTTGATCTGGAGGAAGCCGCGAAGAAGAAATACCCCGGCGTCTGCCCCTACTGCGGGAAGAAGCCGTGCGAGTGTGAGGAGAAGTTTTAA
- a CDS encoding aspartate/glutamate racemase family protein, protein MKRIGIIGGTSPEATCYYYKKYLEISREKFEPYVFPELIIYSINFKEFIHNPNGWEGRKEILIKAAKALERAGAEIISLSANTPHIVFPDVQEAVSVPMVSIIDALIEEMKRRGVRRVLLLGTKTTMTADFYKNALREAGFDVITPIEEEMDELNRIITEELMFENFASRDWVIDLITRYIEEQGVEGVILGCTELPLIVKPGDVEAEVFDTVEIHMRKLIEVASE, encoded by the coding sequence ATGAAGAGGATAGGAATAATAGGCGGAACAAGCCCCGAGGCGACGTGTTATTACTACAAGAAATACCTGGAGATAAGCAGGGAAAAGTTCGAGCCGTACGTCTTTCCGGAGCTGATAATCTACTCGATAAACTTCAAAGAGTTCATCCACAACCCGAACGGCTGGGAAGGGAGGAAGGAGATACTCATCAAAGCCGCCAAGGCCCTTGAGAGGGCCGGGGCGGAGATAATATCGCTCTCCGCCAACACACCGCACATAGTCTTTCCGGACGTTCAGGAAGCCGTTAGCGTCCCGATGGTGAGCATAATAGACGCGCTCATCGAAGAGATGAAGAGGAGGGGCGTTAGGAGGGTTCTCCTCCTTGGAACCAAGACGACCATGACGGCGGACTTCTACAAGAACGCCCTCCGCGAGGCAGGTTTTGATGTCATCACGCCGATCGAGGAAGAGATGGACGAGCTGAACAGGATAATCACGGAGGAGCTGATGTTCGAGAACTTCGCCAGCAGGGACTGGGTGATTGACCTCATCACCCGCTACATAGAGGAGCAAGGTGTTGAGGGCGTAATTCTCGGCTGCACCGAGCTTCCGCTGATAGTGAAGCCTGGCGACGTTGAGGCGGAGGTCTTCGACACCGTTGAGATTCACATGAGAAAACTCATCGAAGTGGCAAGCGAGTGA
- a CDS encoding mechanosensitive ion channel family protein: MVALDEPLPYIGVTLFQLLSALVILVVGYIVARILVGVFKRSLKKTKLPPLVIEFLGRFLAILLYIVVVIVALGAVGISVSPIILGLSAAVGLILGFGLQDTLTNLAAGVWIAALRPIDLGEVVEVSGQTGSVSGIGLMSTELKTPDNRVITIPNKLVWGSIIVNYTRMPTRRVDVDIGVAYGTDLDRAIKLAMDLMKNHPQVLDDPEPSVVITALADSSINLQLRAWAKTEDYWAVKGDLTKGIYELYTKEGIEIPFPQLDVHLRNE, translated from the coding sequence ATGGTGGCTCTGGATGAGCCCCTGCCCTACATAGGGGTTACCCTGTTCCAGCTGTTGTCAGCCCTGGTGATCCTGGTCGTGGGCTACATCGTTGCAAGGATACTCGTTGGAGTCTTCAAGAGGAGTCTCAAAAAAACCAAGCTTCCCCCGCTCGTGATTGAGTTTCTGGGGAGGTTTTTGGCGATACTGCTCTACATCGTGGTCGTGATAGTGGCGCTCGGGGCGGTGGGAATCTCGGTTTCGCCGATTATCCTCGGCCTATCGGCGGCCGTAGGCTTGATCCTGGGCTTTGGCCTGCAGGACACGCTAACGAACCTCGCGGCTGGAGTATGGATCGCCGCCCTCAGGCCCATAGATCTGGGAGAAGTCGTTGAGGTCTCCGGCCAGACCGGAAGCGTCAGCGGCATCGGGCTTATGAGCACCGAGCTCAAAACCCCCGACAACAGGGTCATAACGATTCCCAACAAGCTCGTCTGGGGCAGCATAATAGTGAACTACACCAGAATGCCCACGAGAAGGGTCGATGTTGACATCGGCGTCGCCTACGGGACAGACCTTGACAGGGCCATAAAGCTCGCTATGGACCTAATGAAAAACCATCCGCAGGTTCTCGACGACCCGGAGCCGAGCGTGGTCATAACGGCACTGGCGGATTCTTCAATAAACCTCCAGCTCCGCGCCTGGGCCAAGACCGAGGACTACTGGGCCGTCAAGGGCGACCTGACAAAGGGCATCTACGAGCTGTACACCAAGGAGGGCATAGAGATACCCTTCCCGCAGCTGGACGTCCACCTGAGGAACGAATGA
- the coaBC gene encoding bifunctional phosphopantothenoylcysteine decarboxylase/phosphopantothenate--cysteine ligase CoaBC, which translates to MLHHVKLIHATKSRKLVGKKIVLAIPGSIAAVECVKLARELIRHGAEVHAVMSENATKIVHPYAMEFATGNPVVTEITGFIEHVELAGEHENKADLILVCPATANTIGKIACGIDDTPVTTVVTTAFAHTPIMIAPAMHSTMYEHPIVVENIEKLKRLGVEFIGPRFEEGKAKVASIDEIVYHVIKKLHPKTLEGKRVLVTAGATREYIDPIRYITNASSGKMGVAIAEEAEFRGAEVTLIRTKGSVPSFVENQIEVETVEEMLETIESELRAKKYDIVVLAAAVSDFRVKEKASVKIKSGKLLTLELEPTPKIIDRVKKLQPETFLVGFKAETGLDEEELIEAARRQIKRAGSDLVVANTLKAFGSEENEVILVGKDFTRRLPRMDKRELAEKLWNEITSILG; encoded by the coding sequence ATGCTTCACCACGTTAAACTGATCCACGCCACGAAAAGCCGAAAGCTCGTTGGCAAAAAAATCGTTCTCGCCATTCCCGGCAGCATAGCCGCCGTCGAGTGCGTCAAGCTCGCCAGGGAGCTGATACGTCACGGCGCCGAGGTTCACGCAGTCATGAGCGAGAACGCCACCAAAATAGTCCACCCCTACGCGATGGAGTTCGCCACCGGAAATCCGGTCGTGACGGAAATCACCGGCTTCATCGAGCACGTTGAGCTCGCGGGAGAGCACGAAAACAAGGCCGATCTGATCCTCGTCTGCCCGGCAACTGCAAACACGATTGGGAAAATAGCCTGTGGAATCGATGACACACCAGTTACAACCGTTGTGACGACGGCCTTCGCCCATACGCCGATAATGATAGCCCCCGCGATGCACTCCACCATGTACGAGCACCCGATTGTTGTTGAGAACATCGAGAAACTTAAGCGACTCGGCGTCGAGTTCATAGGACCGAGGTTCGAGGAGGGCAAGGCGAAAGTTGCTTCGATAGATGAGATAGTCTATCACGTAATCAAAAAGCTCCATCCAAAGACACTCGAAGGGAAGCGCGTTCTGGTCACAGCCGGGGCCACGAGGGAGTACATAGACCCGATACGCTACATAACCAACGCGAGCAGCGGGAAGATGGGTGTGGCGATAGCTGAAGAAGCCGAATTCAGGGGGGCGGAGGTAACTCTGATACGGACAAAGGGGAGCGTTCCCAGCTTTGTCGAGAACCAGATTGAAGTGGAGACCGTCGAGGAGATGCTGGAAACGATAGAGAGCGAACTAAGGGCCAAAAAATACGACATCGTCGTTTTAGCCGCCGCGGTCAGCGACTTCCGCGTTAAGGAAAAGGCCAGCGTGAAGATAAAGAGCGGAAAACTCCTGACCCTTGAGCTCGAACCCACGCCGAAGATAATAGACAGGGTAAAGAAACTTCAGCCCGAGACATTCCTCGTCGGTTTCAAAGCCGAAACTGGTTTGGATGAGGAAGAACTCATCGAAGCTGCCAGAAGGCAGATCAAAAGGGCCGGAAGCGATCTTGTCGTGGCCAACACTCTAAAGGCCTTCGGAAGCGAGGAGAACGAGGTCATCCTTGTGGGTAAGGATTTCACCAGGAGACTGCCCAGAATGGACAAACGCGAGCTGGCCGAGAAGCTCTGGAATGAAATAACATCGATTCTTGGGTGA
- a CDS encoding DUF190 domain-containing protein: protein MVEVEHWNTLRLRIYIGENDRFDGKPLYKAIVEKLREMGLAGATVYRGIYGFGKKSKVHSADVMRLSTDLPIVVEVVDKGYKIENAIHEIKPMIRDGMITVEPTIVVWVGTSEEVKRFEEDAVSH from the coding sequence GTGGTTGAGGTCGAACACTGGAACACGCTCCGCCTTCGCATCTACATAGGCGAGAACGACCGCTTTGACGGAAAGCCCCTCTACAAAGCTATAGTAGAGAAGCTTCGCGAGATGGGCCTCGCCGGGGCAACGGTTTACAGGGGCATCTACGGGTTCGGTAAGAAGAGCAAGGTTCACTCCGCCGACGTCATGAGGCTCTCGACTGACCTGCCCATCGTGGTGGAGGTTGTTGACAAGGGCTACAAAATAGAGAACGCAATCCACGAGATAAAGCCCATGATAAGGGACGGCATGATAACGGTGGAGCCGACCATAGTCGTGTGGGTGGGGACGTCCGAGGAAGTCAAGAGGTTCGAGGAGGATGCCGTTAGTCATTAA
- the crcB gene encoding fluoride efflux transporter CrcB — protein sequence MNFRIVTAIMLGGALGALARFYISGILPVYRDFPVGTLLVNSIASLILGYLYGLLFWGIGVSTEWRLFFGTGFCGALSTFSTFSYETFSLLREREYLIAGLNIAANVIITIGLIFLGFVLARR from the coding sequence ATGAACTTCAGAATAGTGACCGCGATAATGCTCGGCGGCGCCCTCGGTGCGCTGGCAAGGTTCTACATCTCGGGAATACTCCCGGTTTACAGGGACTTCCCGGTTGGAACGCTCCTCGTGAACAGCATAGCCAGCCTTATCCTCGGTTATCTCTACGGCCTGCTCTTCTGGGGCATAGGCGTCTCAACCGAGTGGAGGCTCTTCTTCGGAACGGGCTTCTGCGGTGCCCTAAGTACGTTCTCCACGTTCTCGTATGAGACGTTCTCGCTCCTCCGTGAGAGGGAGTACCTTATAGCGGGCCTCAACATCGCGGCAAACGTTATAATCACGATAGGCTTAATATTCCTCGGGTTCGTCCTTGCAAGGAGGTGA
- a CDS encoding cation:proton antiporter domain-containing protein, with product MSGVPSFEFGIETIALASLVVLLSGILAMLISRKTKFPYTPLLVLLGVLVGPVLTLILPQTARLLFYYVRAFGLFLLFAAGFDLKLHVLKRHKLVIGLLDTVGLLGTAILAGWFFSWAFGVPFPVGFLFGAVVSGTDPATLIPLFQEHEVPKDMETIIITEAIFNGPLAIILTMVALFLIIPEIPGYAPVEPVLQGAGLYAAAIFYFLYQIFVSALIGAVIAYVAYQAIVRFSLYRSSYFFLLKASSFRAGMQ from the coding sequence ATGTCGGGCGTCCCCAGCTTTGAGTTTGGAATAGAGACAATCGCCCTCGCCTCGCTGGTGGTTCTCCTCTCTGGAATACTGGCGATGCTCATCAGCCGGAAGACGAAGTTCCCCTACACGCCGCTCCTCGTTCTTCTTGGAGTCCTCGTGGGGCCGGTTCTGACCCTGATCCTCCCCCAGACGGCCAGGTTGCTCTTCTACTACGTCCGCGCCTTTGGGCTCTTCCTCCTCTTCGCGGCGGGATTTGACCTCAAGCTCCACGTTTTGAAGAGGCACAAGCTGGTGATAGGTCTCCTCGACACGGTTGGCCTCCTGGGAACTGCCATCTTAGCCGGCTGGTTTTTCTCGTGGGCCTTCGGCGTTCCCTTCCCGGTCGGCTTCCTCTTCGGGGCGGTGGTTTCGGGCACCGACCCGGCGACGCTGATACCGCTCTTCCAGGAGCATGAAGTCCCTAAGGATATGGAGACGATAATCATCACCGAGGCCATATTCAACGGCCCCCTCGCGATAATACTCACGATGGTGGCCCTGTTCCTCATAATCCCGGAGATTCCCGGCTACGCCCCGGTCGAGCCCGTCTTGCAAGGTGCCGGTCTCTACGCTGCTGCCATCTTCTACTTCCTCTACCAGATATTCGTCTCCGCACTCATTGGGGCGGTTATAGCCTACGTAGCATACCAGGCCATAGTACGATTCAGCCTCTACAGAAGCTCTTACTTTTTTCTTTTGAAAGCCTCGTCCTTTAGGGCGGGGATGCAGTAA
- a CDS encoding RNA-guided endonuclease InsQ/TnpB family protein, with protein MKRTITVKLQPSKEQAKILFELADTGAKVWNRVNFLRRQQYFKEQIVDFNTTEKTVYEEFKREIGSATVQQIARKNAEAWRSFFSLLRKKRNGELSSWLKPKPPNYLKEEERRKPLIVLRNDQYKIEGNKLILKGLGKFKRLEIQFKGRIHLKGKQGRLEITYDPVKRKWYAHVSFTVEEKLENNEWVSVPRTPKGNLSAGIDLGVNNLMAVYVENGEGFLVNGRPLKSIDFYWRGRIAEYQSKLNKSGAETSRKLKRMHEKAKLQAKHYINTVVRQTVRRLYELGVSRIVVGYPKGIARNSDKGKKQNFLLSHVWRFNTVIKRLTEVAEEYGIRVLVVGEALTSKTCPVCGKPHEGARFVRGLFKCPATGLVFNADLVGAFNILRKVVETITPNLGGLYAQGRGNWPKTGPEGLKTHFLVGLNETPQTSPSMARG; from the coding sequence ATGAAGCGAACAATAACAGTAAAACTCCAGCCGTCAAAGGAGCAGGCAAAAATCCTCTTCGAGTTAGCCGACACTGGAGCCAAAGTCTGGAACAGAGTAAACTTTCTCAGACGACAACAATACTTCAAAGAGCAAATCGTGGACTTCAACACAACTGAGAAGACTGTTTACGAGGAGTTTAAGCGAGAAATCGGTTCGGCAACCGTTCAACAAATAGCGAGAAAAAACGCTGAAGCTTGGCGTTCGTTCTTCTCACTCCTCCGCAAAAAGCGGAATGGTGAACTTTCCTCTTGGCTCAAGCCAAAACCACCGAACTACTTGAAGGAAGAGGAGAGGAGAAAGCCCTTAATCGTCCTGAGAAACGACCAATACAAGATTGAGGGAAACAAACTAATTCTAAAAGGCCTCGGCAAGTTCAAACGCTTGGAAATCCAATTCAAGGGAAGAATACACCTGAAGGGCAAGCAAGGACGCTTAGAAATCACTTACGACCCCGTAAAGCGGAAGTGGTATGCTCACGTGAGTTTCACGGTGGAGGAAAAACTTGAAAATAATGAATGGGTGAGCGTTCCGAGAACTCCGAAAGGAAACCTTTCTGCTGGAATTGATTTAGGAGTGAATAACTTAATGGCCGTTTATGTCGAGAATGGAGAAGGCTTCCTTGTGAATGGAAGACCGCTCAAGAGCATTGACTTCTACTGGCGGGGGAGGATTGCCGAGTACCAGTCAAAACTCAACAAATCCGGGGCTGAGACGAGTAGAAAACTCAAAAGAATGCACGAGAAGGCCAAACTTCAGGCAAAGCACTACATCAATACCGTCGTGAGACAAACGGTTAGGAGGCTTTACGAGTTGGGAGTTAGCAGAATTGTCGTTGGTTATCCAAAGGGGATAGCTCGGAATTCTGACAAGGGTAAAAAGCAGAATTTTCTCCTCTCTCATGTCTGGCGGTTTAATACCGTGATTAAACGCCTGACTGAGGTTGCTGAGGAGTATGGTATTCGAGTTTTGGTTGTTGGTGAGGCTTTGACCTCGAAAACTTGTCCCGTTTGCGGGAAGCCCCATGAGGGGGCTCGCTTTGTTAGGGGATTATTTAAGTGTCCCGCAACGGGGCTTGTGTTTAATGCAGATTTAGTTGGTGCTTTCAACATTTTGAGAAAGGTTGTGGAAACTATAACCCCGAACTTGGGTGGTTTGTATGCTCAAGGGAGGGGTAACTGGCCTAAGACCGGGCCAGAGGGGTTGAAAACCCACTTTTTAGTGGGTTTGAATGAGACCCCTCAAACCTCCCCGTCAATGGCAAGGGGTTAA
- a CDS encoding cation:proton antiporter domain-containing protein, protein MAFGGYVAGEFIGASGFLVVTIIGLILGNHRDFFKRESSKVDDAVERNMEFNDVLSTFSVIFIFVLLGASLDLTDLQWGTIATSLLWRCS, encoded by the coding sequence ATGGCCTTCGGCGGATACGTTGCCGGGGAGTTCATCGGTGCCTCTGGATTCCTCGTCGTCACAATAATCGGCCTCATCCTCGGGAATCACCGCGATTTCTTCAAGAGGGAGAGCAGCAAGGTGGACGATGCCGTGGAGAGGAACATGGAGTTCAACGACGTCCTCTCGACCTTCTCGGTGATATTCATCTTCGTGCTCCTCGGCGCAAGCCTCGACCTCACGGACCTGCAGTGGGGGACGATAGCTACCTCGCTCCTGTGGCGCTGTTCGTGA
- a CDS encoding prenyltransferase/squalene oxidase repeat-containing protein — MGSKLYEIGRFINADSLIRYIEERRHEDGGYCFVSVLNDTNVNDTYYAVKIYDLLRLEISEKEKTIGFLERAIQPQTAVVAIAMALEGLAILGAKDVAMEHLDIVFIKYSPLEGKFAVGLGGSEEFGTATPLEATYWVVKAFKAIGYEFSPDEKEAIRAFVMKFRNGNGYGVKGPTTTMTYQALYTLRTLGYRPPKSPHFRNCELCGDWGGFTEVPYSLPPYLEPTFYAARGLELQGETPSCPRRHVWFIRQLQNPNGGFRRSLELGISNFQNTYRALAVLDFMERFL, encoded by the coding sequence ATGGGCTCGAAGCTTTATGAAATTGGACGGTTCATTAACGCTGATTCGCTCATCAGGTACATAGAGGAAAGACGCCACGAGGACGGCGGTTACTGCTTCGTCAGCGTCCTCAACGATACCAACGTCAACGATACGTATTACGCGGTCAAGATTTACGACCTTCTCAGGCTCGAGATTTCGGAGAAGGAAAAAACAATCGGGTTCCTGGAGAGGGCGATACAGCCCCAGACGGCGGTTGTTGCGATAGCGATGGCCCTCGAAGGCCTGGCCATACTTGGAGCTAAGGACGTTGCGATGGAGCATCTGGACATCGTTTTTATCAAGTACAGCCCACTGGAGGGCAAATTCGCCGTCGGTCTCGGCGGAAGCGAGGAATTTGGAACGGCGACACCCTTAGAGGCGACGTACTGGGTGGTCAAAGCGTTCAAGGCCATAGGATATGAGTTCAGCCCCGACGAAAAGGAAGCCATAAGGGCATTCGTTATGAAGTTCAGAAACGGCAACGGTTACGGCGTCAAGGGCCCCACGACGACGATGACCTACCAGGCGCTCTACACGCTCCGCACCCTGGGCTACAGGCCGCCTAAGAGTCCTCACTTCCGGAACTGCGAGCTCTGCGGCGACTGGGGCGGCTTCACGGAGGTTCCGTACAGCCTGCCCCCGTACCTTGAACCGACCTTCTACGCGGCCAGGGGGCTGGAACTTCAAGGTGAAACCCCAAGCTGCCCAAGGAGGCACGTCTGGTTCATACGCCAGCTGCAGAATCCCAACGGCGGCTTCAGGCGCTCTCTGGAGCTCGGCATCTCGAACTTCCAGAACACGTACAGGGCCTTAGCCGTGCTGGATTTCATGGAGCGCTTCCTCTGA
- a CDS encoding zinc metalloprotease: MEFIAFTYVGNFISDGLIKEVVFDVFDGANRFFEENNLPLRFLYVGKLKLEPGYLIDIYTPEGKIRAYPLEALVDVLHAKLIHEIEERPDIRMDKMFALTTFPLVSRNPYFDFYEKFLGIHETRLGLRMMVLSMKPFEPPELSRLLKKAGVENGPEKESQGHLKASLELFKARLLKGVLHEVGHGFGLEHCTNQCVMNPPASMEEWDLRVPGYCRKCLLKLKSNLSQDHRQ; this comes from the coding sequence ATGGAGTTCATAGCCTTCACATACGTCGGCAACTTCATAAGTGATGGCCTGATAAAAGAGGTTGTCTTTGACGTATTCGACGGGGCTAACAGGTTCTTTGAAGAGAACAATCTCCCCCTGAGGTTCCTCTACGTGGGAAAGCTCAAGCTCGAGCCTGGTTATCTGATAGACATATACACCCCCGAAGGGAAAATCCGGGCCTATCCCCTTGAGGCCCTCGTCGATGTGCTCCATGCCAAGCTCATCCACGAGATTGAGGAGCGACCGGATATCAGGATGGATAAGATGTTCGCCCTCACCACGTTTCCCCTGGTTTCCCGCAATCCGTACTTCGACTTCTACGAGAAGTTCCTTGGAATTCATGAAACGAGACTCGGCCTCAGGATGATGGTGCTTTCGATGAAGCCGTTCGAGCCGCCCGAACTCTCCCGGCTGCTGAAAAAGGCGGGTGTGGAAAACGGTCCGGAGAAGGAATCGCAGGGTCATCTGAAGGCTTCGCTGGAGCTCTTCAAGGCGAGGCTTCTTAAAGGGGTTCTCCACGAGGTGGGCCACGGTTTCGGGCTGGAGCACTGTACCAATCAGTGTGTCATGAACCCGCCCGCCAGTATGGAAGAATGGGATTTAAGGGTACCCGGCTACTGCAGAAAGTGCCTCCTCAAGTTGAAGTCGAACCTTTCTCAAGACCATCGACAGTGA
- a CDS encoding peroxiredoxin — protein MNLLDIRVFDENGREVTLRDVIGGKWTVVYVYPKDNTPGCTTEAREFTELLPEFERLGFQVAGVSKDSVKRHLSFKEKHGLKVTLLSDPDAELIRALGAWGRKKSYGREYEGVIRSTFIFNPRGEIVWQKTNVRAKGHAAKVLEEARKLVSGGK, from the coding sequence ATGAACCTCCTCGATATCCGGGTTTTCGATGAGAACGGGAGGGAGGTAACCCTCCGGGATGTCATCGGCGGAAAATGGACCGTCGTCTATGTCTATCCAAAGGACAACACACCCGGCTGTACAACAGAAGCAAGGGAATTCACCGAGCTCCTTCCGGAGTTTGAGAGGCTTGGCTTCCAGGTTGCCGGCGTATCAAAAGACTCGGTTAAGAGACACCTGAGCTTCAAGGAAAAGCACGGATTAAAGGTGACCCTTCTCAGCGACCCTGACGCGGAGCTGATACGGGCCCTCGGTGCCTGGGGAAGGAAGAAGAGCTACGGAAGGGAGTACGAGGGTGTTATACGGAGCACGTTCATATTCAACCCTCGCGGAGAAATCGTTTGGCAGAAGACCAACGTTCGTGCGAAGGGCCATGCGGCAAAGGTGCTGGAAGAGGCAAGGAAGCTGGTGAGCGGAGGGAAATAA
- the pyk gene encoding pyruvate kinase, with translation MRLPSHKTKIVATIGPASLKSETIEAMIKAGMGVARINFAHGDLEQHARTIELVRKAARRLNRPVAILGDLPGVKIRVGEIARGSVTLRRWQTVTLTTRDVVGNEGLIPVQFKDFPKMVSRGDVIYLSDGFIALRVEEVRGTDVVCKVLVGGTLFSHKGINVPKARIAIDAVTESDLRFIEFAIEHGVDAIGISFVGSAYDVLKVRRFVEEKGGRMFIIAKIERPDAVRNFDEILRAADGIMIARGDLGVEMPIEKLPILQKKLIHKANCAGKPAITATQMLESMTEEKLPTRAEVTDVANAILDGTDAVMLSEETAVGRYPVDAVRMMARIAKTIEAYRDSLWSARIVEWKMSEWKGRMPRKGTIKDTIARSIIEALNSMDIKHILTPTRTGETARLISRFKPKQWVLAFVKDEWVGNTLMFSYGVYPFVVEETSEDEILRLISGLGLVKENDTILLTKGTPIGKTAGTNTIRIFSV, from the coding sequence ATGAGGCTTCCATCTCACAAGACGAAGATCGTGGCCACCATCGGGCCCGCGTCCCTCAAGAGCGAAACGATCGAGGCGATGATAAAGGCAGGAATGGGCGTGGCGCGTATAAACTTCGCCCACGGGGACCTGGAGCAGCACGCCCGCACCATTGAGCTGGTGAGGAAGGCAGCCAGAAGGCTGAACCGTCCCGTGGCGATCCTTGGCGATCTTCCGGGGGTGAAAATCCGCGTCGGCGAGATCGCCCGGGGTTCCGTGACTCTCAGAAGGTGGCAGACGGTAACGCTCACCACCCGGGACGTGGTCGGCAACGAGGGCCTCATTCCGGTCCAGTTCAAGGACTTTCCAAAGATGGTTTCCCGGGGAGACGTCATCTACCTGAGCGACGGTTTTATCGCCCTCCGCGTGGAGGAAGTCCGCGGTACAGACGTGGTCTGTAAAGTCCTTGTTGGGGGAACCCTCTTTTCCCACAAGGGCATAAACGTTCCGAAGGCAAGGATCGCAATAGACGCGGTGACCGAGAGTGACCTCCGGTTCATAGAGTTCGCCATTGAACACGGCGTCGATGCGATAGGCATAAGCTTCGTCGGCTCTGCCTATGACGTCCTCAAGGTGAGGCGCTTTGTTGAGGAAAAGGGCGGCAGGATGTTTATCATTGCGAAGATAGAGCGGCCGGATGCCGTCAGGAACTTCGACGAGATCCTCCGGGCCGCCGATGGCATAATGATAGCGCGCGGCGACCTTGGGGTTGAGATGCCCATAGAAAAACTGCCCATCCTCCAGAAGAAGCTCATCCACAAAGCAAACTGTGCGGGCAAGCCGGCCATTACCGCGACTCAGATGCTCGAGAGCATGACCGAGGAGAAGCTCCCCACGAGGGCCGAAGTCACCGACGTCGCCAACGCCATCCTCGACGGTACGGACGCGGTGATGCTCTCGGAGGAAACGGCGGTCGGCAGATATCCAGTCGATGCCGTGAGGATGATGGCCAGGATAGCCAAGACGATCGAGGCGTACAGGGATTCCCTCTGGTCCGCGCGCATAGTGGAGTGGAAGATGAGCGAGTGGAAGGGCAGGATGCCCAGGAAAGGCACCATAAAGGACACGATAGCGAGGAGCATCATTGAGGCCCTGAACTCTATGGACATCAAGCACATCCTCACCCCGACGAGGACGGGCGAGACCGCGAGGCTCATCTCGCGCTTCAAGCCTAAGCAGTGGGTTCTCGCCTTCGTGAAAGACGAGTGGGTCGGCAACACGCTGATGTTCTCCTACGGCGTCTACCCATTCGTCGTGGAGGAGACCAGCGAGGACGAGATACTGCGCCTGATAAGCGGCCTCGGCCTCGTCAAGGAGAACGACACGATCCTGCTAACAAAGGGAACCCCGATAGGGAAGACAGCAGGAACGAACACCATAAGGATATTCTCCGTTTAG